Proteins encoded together in one Entelurus aequoreus isolate RoL-2023_Sb linkage group LG20, RoL_Eaeq_v1.1, whole genome shotgun sequence window:
- the scap gene encoding sterol regulatory element-binding protein cleavage-activating protein, translating into MTLHEQLREKISAAFYRHGLLCATYPVPIILFTSASILTCCYPLLRLPLPGTGPVEFTTGVRDYSVPSHEPLGDLAEWPDWYQGPPVAYIQQLLVKAAVSPWDNSLVPVDVFRLPLGRVFSLLDEIRNHVHSDGSGRRSLESLCLQVTDLLPGLRRMQSVLPEHGCLLISPANYWQNQRELFDSDPNPLKTIQKHEPKGLHTSATLRDLLFGVPGKHTGVSHYNRKRVVTYTITMVLSSYHARFLASLRARLKHLHPSNNCSLKDERMVHVHFKEEIGVAELIPLVSTYIILFAYIYFSTRKIDLVKSKWGLALAAVVTVLSSLLMSVGLCTLFGLTPTLNGGEIFPYLVVVIGLENVLVLTKSVVSTPVDLEVKLRIAQGLSNESWSIMKNMATELGIIIIGYFTLVPAIQEFCLFAVVGLVSDFFLQMFFFTTVLSIDIRRMELVDLHRHMAPPIQEVRRPPRPSPHTINLRPPKRLRLVYFLARTRLAQRIIMVSTVIWIGILVYTDPAGLRIYLAAQVSDQSPLGDPGGGGISPHLEVAPVFRGGDPTSTLTERWAPDPTPIPDNPPQGQSLPHPPPAVPQITWESEDEEVWRKLSFRHWPSLFSYYNITLAKRYISILPVIPVTLHVSPQEAIEARHPQDTQHPLLPIQQVPDLQTDLTLYKVAALGLAAGVLLVLLLLCLYRILCPRNYGQMERRRRRQGELPCDGYGYSAPISEISPLLLSGHMMDIECLASDGMRLASCCLAGQIRVWDALTGDCLTVIPKPGSISWGEAPVAAAHSDHSSIEGSDPSEDEVNSLRYRPFRFEGQPDMTPLINFNFSPPPSPRTPPSGRAGFDFSRLVAPLHTECTLPSPLAYTCPSSPRSGGTVRRRRTPGGAAAPPPSYDMSAMQGSVWSMELNGTLIAVGRSNGALELWDATEGCLYCTNDDGASGITALIFLDNRIVVARLNGSLDFFSVDVNNPLVVIQLRGAGGEDSISCTLTRSVQCAHQKPITVLRAAAGRVVTGSHDHTIRVYRLEDSCCLFTLQGHSGGITAIYIDQTMVLASGGQDGAICLWDVLTGNRVSHVYGHRGDVTSLVCTTKCVISSGLDDLICIWDRKKGLKMYSIQQEAGCGASLGLISESLLVTGGLGCVSFWDLNYGDLIQTVYLGPSSDGQGVRQLLVLNNAAIVCDFGSELSLVYVPSVLETMD; encoded by the exons CTATCCACTGCTAAGGCTCCCCCTGCCCGGGACGGGTCCTGTGGAGTTCACCACAGGGGTGCGAGACTACAGCGTCCCTTCCCATGAGCCTCTGGGAGACCTGGCGGAGTGGCCTGACTGG TATCAAGGACCTCCAGTGGCCTACATCCAGCAATTATTGGTCAAGGCAGCCGTGTCTCCGTGGGACAACAGCTTGGTGCCGGTGGACGTCTTTCGATTGCCGCTTGGCCGAGTCTTCAGCCTGCTGGATGAGATCCGCAACCACGTGCACTCTGACGG CTCGGGCCGTCGCAGTTTGGAGTCCCTGTGCCTCCAGGTGACGGACTTGTTGCCGGGGTTACGGCGGATGCAGTCTGTGCTGCCGGAGCACGGATGCCTGCTCATCTCTCCCGCCAACTACTGGCAGAATCAACGGGAGCTCTTCGACTCGGACCCCAACCCCCTCAAGACCATCCAGAAGCACGAACCCAAAGGACTACACACGTCGGCCACGCTGAGAG ACCTGCTGTTCGGCGTCCCGGGGAAGCACACAGGCGTGAGTCACTACAACAGGAAGAGGGTGGTGACGTACACAATCACCATGGTGCTGTCCAGCTACCATGCAAG GTTCCTCGCCAGCCTCCGAGCTCGCCTGAAGCATCTCCACCCGTCCAACAACTGCAGCCTGAAGGACGAGCGCATGGTGCACGTGCACTTCAAGGAGGAGATAGGCGTGGCGGAGCTCATCCCGCTGGTGTCCACGTACATCATCCTCTTCGCCTACATCTACTTCTCCACAC GTAAGATCGACCTGGTGAAGTCCAAGTGGGGTCTGGCTCTGGCCGCCGTGGTCACGGTGCTTAGCTCCCTGCTCATGTCGGTGGGACTGTGTACGCTCTTCGGCCTGACGCCCACACTCAACGGAGG GGAGATCTTTCCATATCTGGTGGTGGTGATCGGCCTGGAGAACGTCTTGGTCCTCACCAAGTCTGTGGTGTCCACGCCTGTGGACCTGGAGGTCAAGCTGCGCATCGCTCAGG GCCTGAGCAACGAGAGCTGGTCCATCATGAAGAACATGGCCACCGAGCTGGGCATCATTATCATCGGATACTTCACGCTGGTGCCGGCGATCCAG GAGTTCTGTCTGTTTGCTGTCGTGGGTCTGGTGTCCGACTTCTTCCTGCAGATGTTCTTCTTCACCACAGTGCTCTCCATAGACATTCGCCGCAtggag CTGGTTGACCTGCACAGACACATGGCTCCGCCCATACAGGAAGTGCGCCGTCCCCCACGGCCCTCCCCTCATACCATCAACCTGCGACCGCCCAAGAGATTGCGACTTGTCTATTTCCTGGCCCGCACGCGCCTGGCTCAGCGCATCATCATG GTCAGTACTGTGATCTGGATCGGTATTCTTGTCTACACCGACCCAGCTGGACTGCGCATCTACCTGGCTGCACAGGTGTCAGATCAAAGCCCTCTCGGGGACCCCGGGGGCGGAGGCATAAGCCCCCACCTGGAAGTGGCCCCCGTCTTCCGTGGAGGAGATCCGACCAGCACTTTGACTGAGCGTTGGGCGCCGGACCCCACGCCCATACCTGACAACCCCCCACAGGGACAGTCCCTCCCGCATCCTCCGCCCGCCGTACCACAGATCACATGGGAGTCTGAGGATGAGGAAGTATGGAGGAAGTTGTCATTCAGACATTGGCCTTCGCTCTTTAGCTACTACAACATCACGCTAGCTAAAAG GTACATCAGCATCCTTCCCGTCATTCCCGTCACCCTCCACGTCAGCCCCCAGGAAGCTATAGAGGCAAGGCACCCACAGGACACTCAGCACCCTCTGCTGCCCATTCAGCAGGTCCCGGATCTTCAGACGGACCTGACGCTCTACAA GGTGGCGGCTCTGGGTCTGGCGGCCGGCGTCCTGCTGGTTCTGCTGCTCCTCTGTCTTTACCGGATCCTGTGTCCTCGAAACTACGGCCAGATGGAACGGCGCCGCCGCCGCCAAGGGGAGCTACCCTGCGACGGCTACGGTTACTCGGCGCCCATCAGCGAGATCTCGCCGCTTCTGCTGAGCGGCCACATGATG GACATCGAGTGTCTGGCGAGTGACGGGATGCGACTTGCGAGCTGCTGCCTGGCGGGACAGATCCGTGTGTGGGATGCCCTGACGGGAGACTGCTTGACTGTCATCCCCAAGCCGGG gAGCATCTCCTGGGGGGAAGCGCCCGTGGCAGCCGCCCACTCGGACCATTCAAGCATTGAAGGTTCCGACCCCTCAGAGGACGAGGTGAACTCATTACGGTATCGCCCGTTTCGCTTCGAAGGCCAGCCGGACATGACGCCGCTCATCAACTTCAACTTCTCCCCGCCGCCCAGCCCCCGCACCCCGCCGTCTGGCAGGGCGGGCTTCGACTTTAGCCGTCTGGTGGCGCCTCTCCACACGGAGTGCACGCTCCCGTCGCCGCTCGCCTACACCTGTCCCTCCTCGCCACGCTCCGGCGGCACGGTCCGCAGGCGGCGCACCCCAGGGGGGGCCGCCGCCCCTCCCCCCTCCTATGACATGAGCGCCATGCAAGGCTCTGTGTGGTCCATGGAGCTCAACGGGACTTTGATCGCTGTGGGGAGGAGCAACGGCGCACTGGAG CTGTGGGACGCCACGGAAGGATGTTTGTACTGCACAAACGACGACGGCGCCTCTGGAATCACAGCTCTCATCTTCCTGGACAACAG AATCGTGGTCGCGCGTCTTAACGGCTCGTTGGATTTCTTCAGCGTGGACGTCAACAATCCTCTGGTCGTAATTCAGCTCCGAG GCGCTGGCGGCGAGGACTCCATCAGCTGCACGCTGACGCGCTCGGTGCAGTGCGCTCACCAGAAGCCCATCACGGTGCTGCGAGCCGCTGCCGGCAGGGTGGTCACCGGCAGCCACGATCACACCATCAGG GTGTACCGTCTGGAGGACTCGTGCTGCCTCTTCACGCTGCAAGGTCACTCGGGGGGGATCACCGCCATTTACATCGACCAG ACCATGGTCCTTGCGAGTGGTGGCCAGGACGGCGCCATCTGCCTGTGGGACGTCCTGACGGGCAACCGCGTCAGCCACGTTTACGGGCACCGCGGCGACGTAACCTCGCTGGTGTGCACCACCAAGTGCGTCATCAGCTCGGGACTGGACGACCTGATCTGTATCTGGGACCGCAAGAAGGGACTCAAAATGTACTCCATCCAGCAG gAAGCGGGCTGCGGCGCCAGTCTGGGTCTCATCTCAGAGTCTCTCCTCGTGACGGGCGGCTTGGGCTGCGTCTCCTTCTGGGACCTCAACTACGGCGACCTCATCCAGACGGTGTACTTGGGTCCGAGCAGCGACGGGCAGGGCGTGCGGCAGCTGCTGGTGCTCAACAACGCCGCCATCGTGTGCGACTTCGGCAGCGAGCTGAGTTTGGTCTACGTGCCCTCGGTGCTGGAGACAATGGACTGA